One genomic region from Mycobacterium basiliense encodes:
- a CDS encoding DUF2237 family protein has protein sequence MPDRQPECNVLGGPLEPCGTDPVTGFYRDGCCSTGPEDLGRHTICAVVTAEFLEHQRSIGNDLSTPVPVYRFPGLLPGDRWCVTAVNWLRAHQDGCAAPVVLACTHASTLEVVPLETLQEYAVDVPDDLTSL, from the coding sequence ATGCCTGATCGCCAGCCTGAGTGCAATGTGCTGGGTGGCCCGTTGGAACCGTGCGGAACAGACCCAGTCACTGGCTTCTATCGAGACGGCTGCTGCAGCACCGGACCCGAAGACCTTGGTCGGCATACCATCTGTGCGGTCGTGACCGCCGAGTTCCTGGAGCACCAGCGCTCGATCGGCAACGACCTATCGACACCCGTGCCGGTGTACCGTTTCCCCGGCCTGCTGCCGGGCGACCGCTGGTGCGTGACCGCGGTGAACTGGCTGCGGGCCCACCAGGACGGCTGTGCGGCCCCGGTGGTGTTGGCGTGCACCCACGCAAGCACCCTCGAGGTGGTGCCGCTCGAGACGCTGCAAGAGTACGCGGTCGACGTGCCCGACGATCTGACCAGTCTGTAG
- a CDS encoding PE family protein produces MQSLSVDPSVADIGSQVSGSALQGLRAGATASASLTSLTPAGADEVSAQAVTAFSTDAAELLALNQAAQEELRRAGEAFGVVARMYLDADLSAARSLTGDMR; encoded by the coding sequence ATGCAGTCCTTGTCTGTCGATCCGTCGGTTGCGGACATCGGTTCGCAGGTATCCGGTAGTGCCCTGCAGGGACTGCGGGCGGGCGCGACCGCGTCCGCCTCGCTGACTTCCCTGACACCGGCCGGTGCCGACGAGGTCTCGGCGCAAGCGGTGACGGCGTTTAGCACGGACGCCGCCGAACTACTCGCACTCAACCAGGCGGCCCAAGAAGAGCTCAGGCGCGCGGGAGAGGCGTTCGGCGTCGTCGCGCGGATGTACCTCGACGCCGATCTCAGCGCGGCCCGGAGCCTGACCGGAGACATGCGGTAG